A portion of the Ferrimicrobium sp. genome contains these proteins:
- the cbiE gene encoding precorrin-6y C5,15-methyltransferase (decarboxylating) subunit CbiE — MITLIGWLGNRIDSLSGDQLRALQASRTIFARSELHELLQTLCPLSTIVDFASPLSTTIHAIADHADACTVIASGDPNFFGLTKTLRRALPEQPLRVLPGPSAVATLAARLGRPWDDLSVVSLVGRDHHEALQRAGILLASRPNAAIALLIPPNTFLDPLIERLGDHPGTVSLTIATDLATDGETITKLTPAEALHWRSASPAVAFIEIGEPTMEMLMDYTTGEASIFREDQLATDGTNFTKLEVRLAAVARLNPDRLPIGAHVIEVGAGSGALGLTLLRLRPDIELTQLEPKHDRAVMARANAKTLGYRTTVSEQPVETISRNFDAALVGGGGLGALRHTLGLLGPTAPVVATYADLHRAGSAERLLGNVSLIQVAHGKTLGPDGTRLLPQTPIYLAWR; from the coding sequence GTGATCACTCTCATCGGCTGGTTAGGAAACCGCATCGATTCACTCTCGGGCGATCAGCTCCGTGCCCTCCAGGCGTCGCGTACGATCTTCGCTCGGTCTGAACTCCACGAGCTGCTCCAAACTCTCTGCCCATTGTCGACGATCGTGGACTTTGCGTCCCCGCTGAGCACCACGATCCACGCCATCGCCGACCACGCCGATGCCTGTACCGTCATCGCCAGCGGCGATCCCAACTTCTTTGGCCTCACAAAGACGCTCCGACGAGCCCTACCGGAGCAGCCACTCCGCGTCCTTCCAGGGCCCAGTGCAGTGGCGACTCTCGCCGCTCGACTTGGACGCCCTTGGGACGATCTCAGTGTGGTTTCTCTCGTGGGAAGAGACCACCACGAGGCTCTGCAACGAGCCGGAATTCTCCTCGCAAGCCGACCGAACGCAGCGATCGCGCTCCTCATCCCACCCAACACCTTCCTTGACCCGCTCATTGAACGGCTCGGCGACCATCCAGGGACCGTATCGCTCACCATCGCCACTGACCTAGCGACCGATGGTGAGACGATCACCAAACTGACACCAGCTGAGGCCCTGCACTGGCGTTCGGCTTCACCGGCGGTCGCGTTCATCGAGATTGGCGAACCCACGATGGAGATGCTCATGGACTACACTACGGGTGAGGCAAGCATCTTTCGTGAGGACCAGCTCGCAACCGATGGCACGAACTTCACCAAACTTGAGGTTCGTCTCGCCGCTGTCGCCCGCCTGAACCCAGACCGGTTACCCATCGGAGCACACGTCATCGAAGTCGGTGCCGGTAGCGGTGCCTTAGGGTTGACACTGTTGCGGCTGCGCCCTGACATCGAACTCACCCAGCTCGAGCCCAAACATGACCGCGCCGTCATGGCAAGAGCCAATGCGAAGACACTAGGCTATCGGACCACAGTGTCTGAGCAGCCAGTGGAGACGATCTCAAGGAACTTTGACGCCGCACTTGTCGGCGGGGGTGGCCTTGGTGCCTTGCGGCATACACTTGGTCTCCTCGGACCCACGGCACCAGTGGTCGCAACCTATGCCGACCTGCATCGCGCAGGATCGGCCGAACGCCTGCTCGGCAACGTGTCACTGATCCAGGTGGCTCACGGCAAGACGCTCGGTCCAGATGGCACGCGGTTGCTGCCCCAGACCCCGATCTACCTCGCGTGGCGATAA
- the cobJ gene encoding precorrin-3B C(17)-methyltransferase, which produces MIIALGAPPTGLADKLGFREHGFATFADLTAALRDHNQVVVVAAYPIVVRALAATLASKDTDPAVVAIDEGMRFATVLAGAHHGGEQLARLVAHHLGATAVITTASSIYDTVALDQTPRVHFGHVPARLQARVNHGDGLVLVNPTDLFLPDAILALAHEGNNPLKVIISDRTRDERLGDLRATVPTLTVGVGCSSDATATEINELIATTLQNAGLDPCAIDRVATIDRRLNHPAFIGLHRELIGFSAEELDAVETVHPSFVVYQSVGTHSVAEAAALLASGDGASLVVEKVKADRVTVAVARRQRLRGSLSVVGLGPGSLDLLTPRALGALRSAQFLVGFSRYLELIEPIVERAQILRPYPIGHEVERVGEAIALASRGNHVALVTSGDPAVYAMAQLVIERLAEDLTLRIIPGVTAAYAASSTAGAIVGHDHAMISLSDLLTPWSAIETRIEAAAKADFVIAFYNPRSKQRTWQLEKALAIIAQYRQQSTPVLVATRVERSGATITVTNLAEIDLETIDMETIVIIGATTTATNHGYLYTPRGYGPTPGHQGAP; this is translated from the coding sequence ATGATCATAGCGTTAGGTGCACCCCCAACAGGACTCGCGGACAAGCTTGGATTTCGTGAGCATGGCTTCGCGACGTTCGCAGACCTCACCGCTGCCCTGCGCGATCATAACCAAGTCGTTGTCGTTGCCGCCTACCCCATCGTCGTGCGAGCCCTCGCAGCAACGCTTGCATCAAAGGACACTGATCCGGCCGTCGTCGCCATCGACGAGGGGATGCGTTTTGCAACCGTTCTCGCGGGAGCTCATCACGGTGGCGAACAGCTGGCGCGCCTGGTCGCCCATCATCTCGGGGCAACAGCCGTCATTACCACCGCATCCTCGATCTACGATACGGTCGCGCTTGATCAGACACCACGGGTGCACTTCGGTCACGTACCAGCCAGACTACAGGCGAGGGTCAACCATGGCGATGGCCTCGTCCTCGTGAACCCAACCGATTTGTTCTTGCCCGATGCCATTTTGGCACTCGCTCATGAAGGCAACAATCCATTAAAGGTCATCATCAGCGACCGCACGAGGGACGAGCGGCTAGGTGATCTTCGAGCTACCGTGCCGACCCTCACCGTGGGCGTAGGATGTTCCAGTGATGCAACCGCAACCGAGATCAACGAACTCATCGCCACAACGCTCCAGAACGCTGGTCTTGACCCTTGTGCCATCGATCGCGTGGCGACTATCGATCGACGACTGAACCACCCCGCGTTCATCGGGCTCCATCGGGAGCTTATCGGTTTCTCGGCAGAGGAACTCGATGCCGTTGAAACAGTGCATCCCTCATTTGTCGTCTACCAATCCGTCGGAACCCACTCGGTGGCCGAAGCAGCGGCGCTTCTCGCTAGCGGCGATGGTGCCTCCCTTGTGGTGGAAAAGGTCAAGGCCGACCGGGTCACGGTCGCCGTTGCACGCCGACAAAGGCTGCGTGGATCACTCTCGGTCGTTGGACTCGGACCAGGATCCTTGGATCTGTTAACACCGCGCGCCCTAGGCGCGCTGCGGTCTGCCCAGTTCCTCGTGGGTTTCAGCCGCTATCTTGAGCTGATCGAGCCCATCGTCGAGCGCGCACAGATACTCCGACCCTACCCGATCGGTCACGAGGTCGAGCGAGTCGGCGAAGCGATTGCCCTCGCATCGCGCGGCAATCATGTCGCCCTCGTCACCTCCGGCGACCCGGCTGTCTACGCCATGGCACAACTCGTCATCGAACGTCTCGCCGAGGACCTGACTCTGCGCATCATCCCAGGTGTCACCGCCGCCTACGCCGCCTCATCAACGGCCGGTGCAATCGTTGGCCACGACCACGCGATGATCTCACTCTCCGACCTTCTGACCCCATGGAGTGCCATCGAAACTCGTATCGAGGCAGCTGCAAAGGCTGACTTCGTCATTGCGTTCTATAACCCACGGTCCAAGCAACGCACATGGCAGCTGGAGAAGGCGCTGGCGATCATCGCCCAGTACCGCCAGCAGAGTACGCCGGTGCTCGTGGCCACCCGCGTTGAACGTTCAGGCGCGACGATCACGGTCACCAACCTCGCTGAGATCGACCTTGAGACGATTGACATGGAGACGATCGTCATCATCGGCGCCACCACCACCGCCACCAACCATGGTTACCTCTATACCCCGCGTGGCTATGGGCCCACACCTGGCCACCAAGGTGCTCCATGA
- a CDS encoding 4Fe-4S binding protein produces MITITDACTGCGACIVTCPTHALKPHPKHPRWSALRCEAHRECVEICPVGAIDWHAQLDTESEAGIR; encoded by the coding sequence ATGATTACGATTACCGACGCCTGCACCGGCTGCGGGGCCTGTATCGTCACCTGCCCAACGCACGCGCTTAAACCGCACCCAAAACACCCACGTTGGTCTGCTCTACGATGTGAAGCGCACCGCGAGTGTGTAGAGATTTGCCCGGTCGGAGCCATCGACTGGCACGCCCAACTCGACACCGAGTCAGAGGCTGGCATTCGATGA